A genomic stretch from Falco naumanni isolate bFalNau1 chromosome 4, bFalNau1.pat, whole genome shotgun sequence includes:
- the THOC7 gene encoding THO complex subunit 7 homolog isoform X1: protein MGAVTDDEVIRKRLLIDGDGAGDDRRINLLVKSFIKWCNSGSQEEGYSQYQRMLSTLSQCEFSMGKTLLVYDMNLREMENYEKIYKDIENSIAAAHEKISECKKQILQAKRIRKNRQEYDALAKVIQHHPDRHETLKQLEALGKELQHLSHIKENVEDKLELRRKQFHVLLSTIHELQQTLENDEKLSEAEESQETQMETETKQ from the exons ATGGGGGCCGTGACCGACG ATGAAGTTATCCGCAAGCGACTCCTGATCGATGGCGATGGTGCTGGTGACGACAGGCGGATCAATTTGTTGGTGAAGAGTTTCATTAAGTGGTGTAATTCCGGATCTCAAGAGGAAgg TTACAGCCAGTACCAACGAATGCTGAGTACTTTATCACAGTGTGAATTTTCAATGGGAAAAACCCTTCTGGTGTATGATATGAACctgagagaaatggaaaattatgaaaaaatctATAAGGATATAG aaaatagtaTAGCTGCAGCACACGAGAAGATTTCTGAATGCAAAAAACAAATCCTGCAAGCAAAAAGGATTCGAAAAAATCGCCAGG aATATGATGCATTGGCCAAAGTCATACAGCATCATCCAGACAGACATGAAACACTGAA GCAGCTAGAAGCTTTGGGAAAAGAACTGCAACATCTTTCtcacattaaagaaaatgttgaagaTAAG TTGGAGCTGAGAAGAAAGCAGTTTCATGTTCTCCTGAGCACCATCCATGAACTTCAGCAAACCTTGGAGA atgacgaaaaactttcagaagctgaagaatCTCAAGAAACTCAGATGGAAACAGAGACCAAACAGTAG
- the THOC7 gene encoding THO complex subunit 7 homolog isoform X2, producing MGAVTDDEVIRKRLLIDGDGAGDDRRINLLVKSFIKWCNSGSQEEGYSQYQRMLSTLSQCEFSMGKTLLVYDMNLREMENYEKIYKDIEYDALAKVIQHHPDRHETLKQLEALGKELQHLSHIKENVEDKLELRRKQFHVLLSTIHELQQTLENDEKLSEAEESQETQMETETKQ from the exons ATGGGGGCCGTGACCGACG ATGAAGTTATCCGCAAGCGACTCCTGATCGATGGCGATGGTGCTGGTGACGACAGGCGGATCAATTTGTTGGTGAAGAGTTTCATTAAGTGGTGTAATTCCGGATCTCAAGAGGAAgg TTACAGCCAGTACCAACGAATGCTGAGTACTTTATCACAGTGTGAATTTTCAATGGGAAAAACCCTTCTGGTGTATGATATGAACctgagagaaatggaaaattatgaaaaaatctATAAGGATATAG aATATGATGCATTGGCCAAAGTCATACAGCATCATCCAGACAGACATGAAACACTGAA GCAGCTAGAAGCTTTGGGAAAAGAACTGCAACATCTTTCtcacattaaagaaaatgttgaagaTAAG TTGGAGCTGAGAAGAAAGCAGTTTCATGTTCTCCTGAGCACCATCCATGAACTTCAGCAAACCTTGGAGA atgacgaaaaactttcagaagctgaagaatCTCAAGAAACTCAGATGGAAACAGAGACCAAACAGTAG